GTCGATGTGCTCACACTGGCACAAGCAACCTGAACGCTTGCAGCGTTTCGAATTACAATTAAACTCATCCTAACCCGGACAATCGCCGCAGGCGGGATAGGCCGTAACCAAAAAGGATTTGCCACAAAGGCACGAAGTCACAAAGGATTTTTTATTTTTTCTTGGTGTCTTGGTGTCTTCGTGGCTGGAAACAAATGTTGCCATAAAAGTTTATCATTAAGGGACTAACAGCAGAGTTGAGCAGGGCGCTCGCAATGACGAAAATTTTAGAATTAAAAGATCTTATTCAAAAACTGGACATGCAGCGCCGGTCCGGAAAACGGGTCGTTTTCACCAACGGATGCTTTGATATTCTGCATGTGGGTCACGTGCGCTATCTGGCGGCTGCAAGGGCCGAAGGGGATGTTTTGGTGGTGGGATTAAATTCCGATGAATCCGTTAGAACCATCAAAGACGAGAGTCGACCGATCGTAAACCAGGATCAGCGGGCGGAAATCCTGGCCGGCTTGTGGTGTGTGGATTATATAACCATTTTTAATGAACCGGATCCTTTAAAGCTGATCACGGCCATTAAACCGGATGTGCTTGTAAAGGGAGCCGACTGGAAGGAACAGGATATCGTCGGGGCTGAGGTTGTAAAAGCAGGCGGGGGAAAAGTGGCGCGGGTTGCGGTCGTTCCCGGCATTTCAACGTCCATGATTATCGAGCGGATCGCCAAAAGATATCGATTCAAGGAGCCGTTGGCGTGATCTTAAAGCATGTAAATGGTGTTTCATTTTTCCAATTTCCCAAGCTTGCAGGGCTTGCCGATATCCGGCACGCAATTTTTACGAGGCATTCCGGAGACAGCAAAGGATCTTTCCGAAGTTTGAATGTAAGTTACGGTGTGGGGGATGATCGCCGTAACGTAGGGAAAAACAGGGGCATTATTTCACGATGTATCGGTGAAGAAGAGCTTGTTTTTATCAATCAGGTTCACGGGACTTGCGTCCTAATTTTTGCAAAAGAGAACAAAGACGGCATCCCGGTTGCAGCAGATCATTGGCCTCAAGATTCACTTGGGAAAATTCAACACAGACAAGATGGTGGCGATGAACCTGATTCCGGTCGCAGGCTTAGGGGTGATGCCATGGTGACCGATATCCAAAACAAGTTTCTGGCGATGCAGGTGGCCGACTGTCAATCCGTCCTCATGTATGATCCTGTCCGGCAGGTAATCGCTAATGTTCATTCGGGTTGGCGCGGCAGTATCAACAATATCATCGGGCGGACCGTCAAGGTAATGGAACAACATTTCGACTGCTGCTCCCGTGATATTGTAGCGGGAATCAGTCCGTCTCTCGGACCGTGTTGTGCGCAGTTCATTAATTATCAAAAGGAAATTCCTGCGGCCTTCTGGAAATACAAGGATGATAGAGATCATTTTGACTTCTGGTCTGTAAGTTGCGACCAGCTTTGCGATGCGGGTGTCCTGGCTGAAAACCTGGATTTAAGTCGGATGTGTACAAGGTGTGATACCAACATTTTTTTTTCCTTCCGGGGAGAAGGTACCACCGGGAGGTTTGCAGCCGTCATCGGGTTAGCCGGTTAGCCGGTTGGCCCGTTAGCCGGTTGGCCCGTTAGCCGGTTGGGCCGTTAGCCGGTTAGCCCGTTAGCTGGTTGGGCCTGTAAAGACCTCATTCAATTCAGCCGTCGTAGCCGTAGGCTACTATGGTGAAGTCGGCCCCGAACCGGCAAACCGGCAAACTGGCACACGGGCAAACTTTGTCCATTTTCAGATAGTTGCGGCTTATAAAAACGTTTTTATCATAATGGGCACAACTTTCAGAACTAAGGAACTAAAGGCATGTTTCAGGAAAACGTTCAGGTTCTGTGGAACGAAAACGTAGGGCTTTCATATTACCGCATCGGTTTAACGTGCCACCAGGGATACGCAACAGCCAAACCCGGGCAGTTTATCATGCTGCGCCTTCCCGATCAGATGGTTCCGCTCCTGCGGCGCCCCTTTTCAATTCACAGGATTATCAACACTGACGGCAGCACAACCGGTCTGGAACTTCTTTATAAGGTGGTCGGAGAAGGAACCAAAAAGCTTTCCAGATGCCGACAAGGTGATATTGTAGATATTTTGGGACCGTTAGGGAATGGTTTTTCCTTTTTTGATCGTTATAAACAGATTGCTGTTGTTGCTGGGGGGATTGGGGTCGCTCCTTTGCTTTTTTTAGTTTCCACCCTGCGAACAAAAGGTGTTGATCTCTCGAAATCTACCGTTTTTATAGGCGGAAGATCAATGCAGGATCTGTTGTGCCGGGATGATTTCAGCCGCCTGGGGATCAATGTTCGGATTACAACAGACGATGGTAGTGCCGGGGATCAGTGTTTTGTTACGCATCCACTGGAAATTGCCATGGAAAAGCAGCGGGCGGATATTATTTATGCCTGCGGTCCTCAAGCAATGCTTAAATGCGTCATAGGGATTGCCGAGAAGCATCGCCTACCGTGCCAGATATCCATAGAAACGATCATGGCCTGCGGCATGGGGGTGTGCCTTGGATGTACTGTTGAGAAAAAGGGCGACCCATTCAAATATATGCATGCCTGTATGGATGGGCCTGTTTTTGACGCCGGCATCATTAAAATTTAATTGACTTGCTCAAAATCCTGTGTTAGAGGCATTCATTTTAAAACCGGCCCATTTAGGGCTTTTTCCTGGTCCCAAAGGCGTTCTTTTCCATGAAAAAAGAAACCTTACGTACCATCAAGGAACTGGCATATTACAGCAGCCTTGGATTGCAGGTGGCGCTTTCAATTTTTATCGGTTTGGCTGTTGGACTGTACCTTGATCGACGGGTATTTGATACAACACCGTGGCTTACGTTGATTTTTCTCGGGATTGGGATTGCAGCAGGATATAGAAATATCGGACTTGCGATAAAAAAAAGCCGAAAGCTTTAAGAGGATATTCATACAGTGGAAATTCAGCAGCGTCTTTTGAAATTCGTTACCCGCGCCAATTGGATTTTGTTATTTGCCGCCAGTATCTTAGGGTTTTCTCTGTTGCCGCCTGATTTTGCCCGGGGAATCCTATTCGGGGGGTTGATTGTGACTATAAATTTCCACTTGCTGTCACGGACCCTTAAATATGCCCTTGCGCCTCCCTATCTTTCCTCATTCAGTGCAGTTTTGGCCAAGTATTATCTTCGCTTCATTGCAAGCGGTTTGATTATATTTGTGCTGATATCAGGCCACCATGTCAATCCTCTAGGACTTTTTATCGGTCTTTCGGTTGTGGTTGTAAGTATCATTACGGCAACCATGTGCGAATTAAAACATCATATTTTCAAGGAGGCAACTTAAGGTGGAACATCCCTATCTCTTTTTTGTCAAGCTGTTTGAAGCGATCGGTCTCGGACACTTTGCCCATGCCTACCCGCATGTCATTTATTCCTGGGTGGTAATGATCATCCTTATTACCCTCGGGGCTCTTGCCGCCAAGAGCGTGTCGCTGATTCCCTCGAAAGCACAAAACGTTTTTGAAATTCTCATTTCCGGAATGGAAGAATTCATGGTTGAAATCACAGGGGAAGAAGGAAGGTGGCTCTTTCCTCTCATCGCTACGGTGTTTATTTATATTTTTGCCTCCAATCTGATCGGGCTTGTACCCGGTTTTTTTCCACCGACCGCCAGTCTGAACACGACGCTTTCGTGTGCGCTGGTTGTGGTCATTTTTACCCACATTATCGGTCTTAAATATCATGGCGCAGGGTATATCAAACATTTCCTGGGGCCGGTATGGTGGATGATCCCCATTATCTTCCCCATTGAAGTTATCGGTCATGCCGCCCGTATCCTGTCACTTACATTCCGGCTTTTCGGCAATATGATGGGCCATGAGTTGGTGTTGGGGATTCTGTTCGCGCTGGCAGGCCTGTTCTTTGCGCCCCTGCCGATTATGGCCCTTGGTATTTTCGTCGCCCTGGTACAGGCTTTTGTGTTCTTTTTGCTTTCAATCATGTACTTTGCCGGTGCCATGGAACATGCGCACTGATTAAAACGTTTTCAGCCGATATATCACAGAAAAGAAGCAAGCATTTGTTTGTTATAGTAATGGGAAAATGGAAGAAGCTAAATAAAATCTAAAAGGAGGTAGAGTAGAGTATGGAAGCACAAGCATTACAATTCTTCATCGCTAGTGTGATTGCAGCCGGTTTCGGGATTGCGATTGCCGCTTTTGGTTGCGGTATTGGACAGGGTCTTGGTCTGAAATCCGCCGTCGAAGGCATTGCCAGGAATCCCGAGTCTTCAGGTAAGGTAACGGTTACCATGCTGATCGGTCTGGCGATGATCGAATCGCTGTGTATCTACGCGCTGGTTGTTGCCCTGATTCTTATCTATGCACATCCACAGGCAAAGGCCATTGCCGCATTGTTCGGCGCCGGCCACTAATAATAACAGACCCATATGGAGAACAAGACAGGGCTGCCCCCGTAAAAGGGCGCAGCCCTGTCTTGTTATATGGGATATAAGACTTTCTTTAAAAACTGCCCGGTATAAGACTCCTTGACGGCTGCAATTTCTTCAGGGCTTCCGCACCCGACGATGCGGCCGCCGTCATCTCCACCTTCGGGGCCGAGATCGATAATATGGTCGGCGGTCTTGATGACGTCCATATTGTGTTCAATTACAATCACCGTATTTTCTGCTGCCACAAATCGGGTCAGC
This genomic stretch from Candidatus Desulfatibia profunda harbors:
- the rfaE2 gene encoding D-glycero-beta-D-manno-heptose 1-phosphate adenylyltransferase, with the protein product MTKILELKDLIQKLDMQRRSGKRVVFTNGCFDILHVGHVRYLAAARAEGDVLVVGLNSDESVRTIKDESRPIVNQDQRAEILAGLWCVDYITIFNEPDPLKLITAIKPDVLVKGADWKEQDIVGAEVVKAGGGKVARVAVVPGISTSMIIERIAKRYRFKEPLA
- the atpB gene encoding F0F1 ATP synthase subunit A yields the protein MEHPYLFFVKLFEAIGLGHFAHAYPHVIYSWVVMIILITLGALAAKSVSLIPSKAQNVFEILISGMEEFMVEITGEEGRWLFPLIATVFIYIFASNLIGLVPGFFPPTASLNTTLSCALVVVIFTHIIGLKYHGAGYIKHFLGPVWWMIPIIFPIEVIGHAARILSLTFRLFGNMMGHELVLGILFALAGLFFAPLPIMALGIFVALVQAFVFFLLSIMYFAGAMEHAH
- a CDS encoding laccase domain-containing protein, whose protein sequence is MILKHVNGVSFFQFPKLAGLADIRHAIFTRHSGDSKGSFRSLNVSYGVGDDRRNVGKNRGIISRCIGEEELVFINQVHGTCVLIFAKENKDGIPVAADHWPQDSLGKIQHRQDGGDEPDSGRRLRGDAMVTDIQNKFLAMQVADCQSVLMYDPVRQVIANVHSGWRGSINNIIGRTVKVMEQHFDCCSRDIVAGISPSLGPCCAQFINYQKEIPAAFWKYKDDRDHFDFWSVSCDQLCDAGVLAENLDLSRMCTRCDTNIFFSFRGEGTTGRFAAVIGLAG
- the atpE gene encoding ATP synthase F0 subunit C; protein product: MEAQALQFFIASVIAAGFGIAIAAFGCGIGQGLGLKSAVEGIARNPESSGKVTVTMLIGLAMIESLCIYALVVALILIYAHPQAKAIAALFGAGH
- a CDS encoding dihydroorotate dehydrogenase electron transfer subunit — its product is MFQENVQVLWNENVGLSYYRIGLTCHQGYATAKPGQFIMLRLPDQMVPLLRRPFSIHRIINTDGSTTGLELLYKVVGEGTKKLSRCRQGDIVDILGPLGNGFSFFDRYKQIAVVAGGIGVAPLLFLVSTLRTKGVDLSKSTVFIGGRSMQDLLCRDDFSRLGINVRITTDDGSAGDQCFVTHPLEIAMEKQRADIIYACGPQAMLKCVIGIAEKHRLPCQISIETIMACGMGVCLGCTVEKKGDPFKYMHACMDGPVFDAGIIKI
- a CDS encoding ATP synthase subunit I, producing MEIQQRLLKFVTRANWILLFAASILGFSLLPPDFARGILFGGLIVTINFHLLSRTLKYALAPPYLSSFSAVLAKYYLRFIASGLIIFVLISGHHVNPLGLFIGLSVVVVSIITATMCELKHHIFKEAT
- a CDS encoding AtpZ/AtpI family protein → MKKETLRTIKELAYYSSLGLQVALSIFIGLAVGLYLDRRVFDTTPWLTLIFLGIGIAAGYRNIGLAIKKSRKL